Genomic window (Xylanimonas protaetiae):
CGGCGACGCCGAACGCGACCGCCACGAGGGGTGCGGCGCCCCAGCGGCGGGTGGCGGGCCCGGACGTCAGGCGGCTCACCGCCATGCCCGCGACGAGGCCCGCGGTGCTGCCGGCGGCGACGCCTGCCGAGGCGCCGGTGGACTCGCGCAGCAGCGACGCCGCCCAGAACGTCGTCGCGAACTCGATGGCCGTGCCCGAGACGGTCGCGAGGAGCATCAGCCAGGCGTCGGCGCCGAGCGCCAGGCGGCCGTGGGCGCCGTCGTGACGGCCGCCGGCACCCCGCGGCGCGGGCTCGCGCGGGACGGTGCGCGACCACAGCACGGCGGCCGCCGCCGCGAGCGGGACGGACGTGACCAGCGCGGCCCGCCACCCGAACCCGATCCCGACGGCGGCGCCGAGGGCGAGCGGCCCGACGACGCCGGCGACCGTGCCGAGCCCGTTCCCGGTGGCGAGCGCGGTGGCCGCGCCGCGCGGGCCGAGGTGCAGCACCAGCCCGGCGGTGCCGGCGCCGAGGGCGAGGCTGCCGCCGACCGACATGACGACGACGGCGGCGAGCCCCAGCACGAACGAGGGCGACACGACGAACACGCTGAGGCCCACGGCGATGAGCGCGGCGCTGAGCAGGAGGGTGCGCCGGCGTCCGACGGCGGGCACGAGGCGCGGCATCACGAGCCCCGCGATCACGGTGCCGACGGCCATGGCCGTGCCGTGCAGGCCGGTCAGCGTGTCCGTCAGGCCGCGCTCGGTGCCGAGCAGCTGGCTGGCGGGGCCGAACATGTAGAGCACCCAGCCCCACAGGGCGTAGGTCGCGAACATCGACCACGTGAAGGTGTCGGCTCCGCGCGGACGGGCGGCGTCGTCCTGCGGGCGCGGCGGGGTGGGGTGGTCGAGGGGCACGGAGGTCCTTGCGCGGGGTGTCGGGGTGATGCGCGCGACGTGCCGCACCGGCCCCAGGATCGCGCGGCGGGCGGGGATGGGCAACGCGCCGTCGCGCCGCGTCCGTCGCTGGTGCAGGCGTGGCGCGACCTGTTGTCCTGGCACCGCCCGTGCGCCACCCTGGGCGCATGCGCATCGCGGGGCAGCCGTCCTGGAGGTTGTCGGTCAGCGACAGCCAGTCGCTCGAGGTCGCCCTGTACGTGCGGGACGCGGCCGGGATCGTGGTCGCGGGCGACGACGTCCCGCCGCCGCTCACCGCCCCGCCGCCCCGCTCGGACGTCCTCGACGGCGCGGACCCGGCCCCGGTGGCGGCGCAGTGGCTCGCGTGGTGGCGGACGCTGGTCGCGCTGGACCTTGAGCTGCAGAAGGCGCCCACGCTGGACGGCGCGGCGTGGCAGGCGTGGGCCAGGGAGCACGCAGCGCGCCGGGACGCGGCCGGAACCCCGACCGACGACTTCGCGGGCCTCGCCCACGCGCCCGCCCTGCGCCAGGCGTGCGTCGCGCTGGCCCACGACGCGTACGGCGCCGCCCGCCGGAACCCGGAGCTGGACCGGGCGCCGTGGGCGCAGACGAAGCAGGTCGTCGACGACGTCGCGCAGGCGCACGGGGTGGACCCGGACGTGCTGTCCGGGGTCGTGATCCAGGTGCCGACGACGGGCGGCTGGTGGCGCGTGGTCGAGCCGGGGGCCGTCCTCGCGTCGACCGCCGCGCCGTACGACGCCGTGGTGCGGGCCGCGTTCGAGTCAGCCCTCTGAGCGCGGCGCCCCGTCGCGCGCCGGGGCCTGGTCCGGCGGGTCCGACGGCGCGTCGGCCCCGCTCGGCCCCGGTGCGTCGTCGTGGTCGGGGCGGCGTCTCAGGTGCCCGACGACGTCGCGCAGCATGACCGTCACGGGCGCGGAGAGCATGGCCCCGAGGAGGCCGGCGAGCACGGTGCCGACGACCGTCGAGCCCAGGTTGACGATCGGGTGCAGGCGCAGCCGGTCCGAGGACAGCTTGGTGAGCACGAGCGTCTGGACGACGTTCTGCATCACGAGGATGACGCCGAGCAGGACGAGCGCCTCCGTGGGCCCGCGCGACCCCAGCGCGATGAGCACCGCGAACGCGCCCGAGAAGATCGCGCCGAGGAACGGCACGTACGACGTCACGAACGTCACGAGCGCGATCGAGACCGCGAGCGGCACCCCGAGCACGACGGCGGCGACCGCGATGAGGGCCGCCGCCAGCAGGTTCGACACCGACATCGCGCCGAAGTACCGCCGCAGGGTCGTGGTGGCCTGGTCGACGACGTCGCGCCCCGACGTCGCGCCGAGGGACGCGTACCGGGCGACGAACGCCTCGATCCGGGGCCAGTCGGCCATGACGTAGAAGAGGAAGAAGACGGCGACGAACGTCCCGACGAGGAACGCCGCCGCGCTGGAGAACACGCTGCCGAACAGGCTCGCGAGGCCGCCGCTCAGGGCGGACGTCGCACTCCCCAGGTCGATGCCGGACACGTCCAGCGACGTGCCGGCGAGCTCCTCCTGGAGGGTCGCGAGCCCGCGGGTCAGCCGGTCGGCGATCTCCGTGGACTGCTCGACGACGCCGACCACCGTCACCCACACGGCGACGCCCAGCACGGCCGCCAGCACCACCAGCACGGCCGCCGCCCCCAGGCCGCGCCGCAGCCCGGCCCGCTCCAGGCGGTCGACGGCGGGCTGCAGCAGGATGCCGAGCACCGCCGCGACGACGAGCGGCACCACCACGCCGCTGAGCGTGGAGGCGGCGGTGTAGACGACCAGGCCGGCGGCCGCGATGCCGACGACGGCCCACGCGATCCGGCCGAGGCGGAGCACGCGGTCGCCCAGAGGCCTGGCGGTCTCGGGAACGTGGTCGGGCACGGCTCTCCTCGGGTCGGTGGGGAGCATCATCCCGCGCGGGCACCGGGAGCGCGCGCCCGTCGGGGCGCGATGCAGTGGCCCGCGGCGCGGTCGGGACGGTGCCGCCCGGCAGAGGTGCCGGCGACCGGGCGCGGGCGCGTCCGCCGTTGCGAGCGGTCGGCCCTCCGGCGAGGGTGGCAGCGTGGCCCAGCCCGCGAGCAGCACCCCAGGGACGGCCGGTGCGGAGCACCGCTCCGGCAGACGCGCGAACCCGGTCGCGAGGTTCCTCAAGGCGCTCGGGCCGGGGCTCGTGACCGGCGCGGCCGACGACGACCCGTCCGGCGTCGCGACGTATGCGCAGGCCGGAGCGACCTTCGGGAACGCGATGCTGTGGACGGTGCCGTTCACGCTGCCGCTGATGATGGCCGTCCAGGAGATCTGCGACCGGATGGCGCTGGCGTCCGGCGACAGCCTGGGAATGCTGATCCGTCGCAGGTTCCGCGGCGGGGCCCGCACCGCCATCGTCGTCCTCATGGCCGCCCTCATCGTCGCGAACTGCCTGAACCTCGCGGCAGACCTCATGGCCATCGGCCAGGGCGTGCAGCTGCTCGGCGCGGGACCGGCCCCCGTGTGGTCGGCGGTCGCGGGCGTGGGCATCGTCGTCGCGCTGGTGCTCGGGTCGTTCGACTGGATCGGGCGCATCTTCAAGTGGCTCTGCCTCGTCCTGCTGGTCTACGTCGGCGTCCTCTTCGCCGCCGACGTGGACTGGGCCGACGTCGGCGCCGGGCTGCTCGGGACCCAGGTCCACCTCACGCCCGACTACGTCGGCCTGACCGTCGGCGTCCTCGGCACCACCATCAGCCCGTACATGTTCTTCTGGCAGACCGCGCAGCGCGTCGAGGAGCTGCGCGAGGAACCGCTGGGCGGGGACGGCACCGCCGCGCTGGATCAGCGGAGCGTCGGCGAGGCGCGGCGCCGCCTGCGCACGGGCCGCCTGGACGTGTTCACGGGCATGGTCTTCAGCGTCCTGATCATGTTCGCGATCATCGCCGCGACGGCCGCCACGCTCGGCACACGCCACCAGACGGTCACGAGCGCCGCGCAGGCGGCGCAGGCCCTCGAACCGATCGCCGGCACCTACGCCGGGGCGCTCTTCGCCATCGGGTTCATCGGCTCCGGCATCCTGGCCGTCCCCGTGCTTGCCGCGTCCGGGGCGGCCGGCATGGCCGCGCTCCTCGACAAGCGGTGGGGGCTGGAGAAGAGCCCGCGCAAGGCGCCCGTCTTCTATCTCCTGCTCGGCGTCGGCGTCGTCGCCGGAACGCTGCTGTCGGTGTTCCTCAGCAACCCCATCCGGCTGCTGGTGCTCTCCGCCGTCGTCAACGGGATCGCGGCCGGACCGTTCGTCGTGATCATGATGCTCATCTCCCACGACCGCACCATCATGCACCGGTACCGCAACGGCGCGCTCTCCCGGACCCTCGGCTGGGCTGCCGCGGTGATCATGTGCGTCGGGGGCGTCTACGGCGTCTGGTACACGGTCGCGGGCGGCTGACCGGCCAGAACCGGTCCTCGCGGTGCGCTCGCCCGCCGGTGCGCTCGCCCGCCTGCCGGGCGCATCGCACACCGCACCTCCACACTGGGCATCATGAGCGAGCCGGTGGCCGCGCGGCCGGGCCTGGGTACCTTCCGTCGCCTCGAGTTCTTCACCGACGGCGTCTTCGCCATCGTGATGACGATCATGGTCCTGGAGGTGGACGTCCCGCGCGGGCCCGCCGGCGAGCTGTGGGCGCAGATCGGCGAGCGCGTGCCCGAGCTCGCCACCTACGCGCTCGCGTTCGTCACGCTCGGCGCGCTGTGGTTCGGCAACCGCACGCAGGGCGAGCAGCTCGAGCGCGCAGACCATCCCCTGACCTGGCTCGTGCTCACGCTGCTGCTCACCGTGGCGCTCGTGCCCTTCTCCGCCGCGATGCTCGGGCACGAGCCGACGGCGCGCCCCGCCGTCGTGTTCTTCGGCGCGCACCTGACCGTGGTGTACGTGGTGCACGCGCTGGTGTGGACGTACGCGTCCGGGCGCGCCCACCTGCTACGGCCCGGCCTGCCGGACGGGTACCGGCGGCGGTCCCGGCGGTACTCCTGGCTCCCCGCGGGCGGGTACGCGGCGGCGACGCTGCTCGGCCTGGCGGCCCCCGTCGTCGGGCTGGTGGGCTTCCTGCTCGTGCCCGCCTGGCTCGTCAGCGGGCTCTTCTACCGCGGGCTCGGCCGCCTGCACGACCACGAGGCGCGGGCGTCCCGGGCCGTCGCGGGCCAGGAAGCCCGGTAGCCCCGGCCCGGCGACGCTCAGCGACGCCGGGCCAGGTGCACGGTGAGGTCGGCGTCGAGCGTCACCCGGTCGGGCAGCACGGCGAGCACGGCGGCGAGGGCCCGCTCGCGGACCGCGCCGGGCAGCGCGAGGTAGGCGGAGACCGTCGCGAGATGGCCGACGTAGTCCCGGGCGGGCACCGTGGGCCGCCGCGCGACCTCCACCTGGCGCACGTCCGTGAACGCGTCCGCCCTGACCAGCTCCGTCCCCGGCCACTGCAGCGTGGCGTCCTCCGGCGTCCCGTCGGGTGCCGGCACCTCGTCGTCGGCCAGGAACGGCGCGCGGGCGGACCGGACCGCCTCCGCGAGGGCCGGGTCGGCCAGCCGCAGCGGCGCGCCGAACGAGGCGAACACCCCGCCCGGCTCGAGGAGGGCGGCCACCCGCTCCCAGCGCCCGGCCGGTGCGGTCCAGTGCAGCGACGCCGCCGCGAAGACGAGCTCGTAGGTCTGCGCCGGAGCGAGGTCCTCGAACGCCGCCCGGACGACGGTGACCTCGGCCGGGACCTGGCGGCGCAGCTCGGCGAGCATGTCCGCGTCCGGGTCCGTCGCGGTGACCCGGATCCCCCGGCCCGCGAAGAGCCGCGTGGCCTTGCCCGTCCCGGCGCCGACCTCGAGGGCCGTGCGCACCGGCCGGCCGGCGTAGGCGAGCACCGTGTCGGCGAGCTCGTCGGGGTAGCCGGGCCGGTACCGCTCGTACGCGGCGGCGGCCGCGCCGAAGGTCAGAGCGCGCGCTGTCATGGGGGCGAGTGTGCCGCGCGGGGGCCGACGCGCCCAGCCCTTTACGGCGGTGGCCGCCTCGCAGGTGCCCGCTACGTCAACGGGTCAGCAGCGGCATGACGACGTCGTCGACGATCTCCTCGATGACCTCGGGCGACACCGGTCGCAGCGTCATGAGCAGCTCGCCGCGCATCAGGTCGAACGCGAGCGACCTGGCGCGCGGCGTGAGGTTCTCCTCCTTGACCTCGCCGCGGGCGACGGCGCGGCGGTAGAACGCCTCGGTGCTCGGCTCGCGGCCGCCGACGAACACCTCGCGCAGGTCGCTCAGCGCGGTGCCCGTCTCGGCGAAGTACCCGGTCAGCCGGTGGAACGCCGTCAGTCCCACGCGCACGCGGGCGCGGTTCGCCCACGTCAGGAGCGCGAGCAGGTCGCCGCGCAGGCTGCCCGTGTCGATCGGCTCGTACGTCTCCGCCCTGGCACCGTGCACCACGACGGCGCGGACGAGGTCGGGCTTGCTCGGCCAGCGCCGGTAGACGACGGCCCGGCTCGTCCCCGCGCGCGCGGCGACGCCCTCGTAGGTGAGGGCGTCGTAGCCCTTCTCGACGAGCTCTGCCCACGCGGCCTCGAGCAGCGCGGTCTCCAGCTCGGCGCCGCGGCGCCGGCGGGCGGGTGCGCTCCCGGTGACGTCCGGCCCGGAGGCGGCGTTAAGAGACATGGTGTTCCCTATCTCGCGAGTGAGGCGTACTCTCCACGGAAGAGTCACAGTGTATCTAAGGAGAGTTGCATGGCCGAGAAGCCCGAGCGCGGCGACGACCACCTGGACCCCGCCGTCAGACGCGTCGTGTGGACCGTGCTGGTGGGCGGCATGGCGGTCCTGTTCGACACCACCATCGTCGCCGTCGGCATCCGCACCCTCGCCACCGAGCTGGACGTGAGCCTCTCCACCATCCAGTGGGTGAGCACCTCGTACCTCCTCGCGCTGGGCGTCGCCGTCCCGCTGGTCGGCTGGGCGCAGCGGGTGCTCGGCGGCAGGCGCCTGTGGATGCTCGCGCTCGCCGTGTTCCTGGCCGGCTCGATCCTGTGCTCGCTCTCGTGGGACGCCGGCAGCCTCATCGCGTTCCGCACGGTCCAGGGCCTGGGCGGCGGCATGCTCATGCCGCTCATGACCACGATGGTCATGCAGGCCGCGCGGGGGCAGAACCTCGGCAAGCTGGCCGCGACGATCGGGCTGCCGATCGCGCTCGGCCCGATCGTCGGCCCCGTGATCGGCGGCCTCATCCTGCACAACCTGCACTGGTCGTGGATGTTCTGGGTCAACGTGCCGTTCTGCGTCGTCGGCCTGGTCCTCGCCGGGCGCTTCCTGCCCCGGGACGCCGCGCCCCGGATGCTGCCGCTCGACGTCGTCGGGCTGCTGCTGCTCGCACCCGGCCTCGTGGGCCTGCTGTTCGGCCTGAGCAACGTCTCCAAGGACGGCGGCTTCGGCCGCACGGACGTGTGGCTGCCCGCCGCGGCCGGCGTCGTCCTGGTCTCCGGGTTCTGCCTGTGGGCCCTGCCGCGCGGCCGCCGCGCGCTGGTGGACATCCGGCTCCTGAGGCACAAGCCGCTCTGGACGTCGTCGGCGCTCATGTTCCTCTCGGGCTTCGGGCTGTTCGGCGCGATGTTCCTGCTGCCGCTGTACTTCCTGGAGCTGCGCGGGCACGACGTCCTGGGGGCCGCGCTCCTGCTCATCCCGCAGGGGGTGGGCGCCCTGCTCAGCCGGCTCGTCCTCAGCCGGTTCATCGACAGGGTCGGGCCGCGCTGGATCTCGCTCGCGTCGTTCCTCGTCGCGGCGCTCGCCACCGTGCCGTTCGCCGTGGCCGGGGCGCAGACCAGCCAGTGGTGGCTCGGCGGCGTGCTCCTGGTCCGCGGCCTCGGCCTCGGCTCCGCGCTCATCCCGCTCATGGCGCACGCCTTCTCCGGCCTGGCGCACGACGACGTCCCGGACGCCAGCATCGTGTCCCGCCTGCTGCAGCAGCTCGGCGGCTCGTTCGGCACGGCGGTGCTGGCCACGGTGCTCGCCTCCGGCACCACGCACGCCGTGACGCTCGCCGACGGCGCGGTCGCCTTCGACCACGCCTTCTGGTGGGCGGTCGGCTTCACCGGCCTGGCCGTCGTCCTGTCGTTCCTGCTGCCCGCGCACCGCGCACAGGAACCGGGCGCGACGCCGGAGCCGCCGAGGACCGCGGCGCGGAGCCTCAGCCGCCGGTGAGCATCAGCGGGCCGCGTCGCCGGCGTCCGGCGGCTCCGGCGCGCGGGGGTCGACGTCGTCGCGCAGCTCCTTGACCTCCTTGCGGAAGACCTTCAGCGACTGCCCGACGCTCTGGGCCAGGTCGGGAAGCCGGCGCGCGCCGAACAGCAGCAGGAGGACCACCACCAGGATCAGGATGTGGACCGGTCGTAGTGCACCCATGGTGACTCCTCGTCGTCGAGAACCTGCGGTAGGGGAGCCGGGCGGCCCAGCGGGCGAGCCGGCGGAGGAGCACGGCGTGCTCCGGCGAGTCGTAGGAGCGCAGGTCGTGGCCGAGCGCGTCGTACGCGACGCGTGCCGGCCCGTGCTCGCGGACCCAGACGAGCGGGTGGACGACGTCGTCGTGGACGTGCGTGGCGAGCACGGTCCGCGCGCCGACCGGCTGGAGGAGGCTGTACCGCTCGTCGACCACCGTCAGGCCGCCGAGCCCGGCGGTGAGCGCGTGCTCCTCGAGCCGCACCGTGGTCGGCCCGAGCTCGGGGTGCATCGACGCCCCCGGCACCCAGACCGCGCCGAGCAGCTCCGGCCAGACGGGGTAGTCACGCAAGCTCGCGGCGGCCGCGTGCAGCCCGAGGACCCCGATGCCGCGGGCGGCGGCCGCGGCCAGGCCGTCGGTCGCCGCCCGCGGCGCCGTGAAGAACGACCGCTCGCCCTGACCCCAGGGGTCGCCCGCCGCGACGACGAGCAGCTCCGCGTCGTCGAGCCGTGTCATGGCGCCGTCGACGTCGTCGTCGACCTCGACGGACCAGCCGTCCTCCGCGAGGAGGCGAGCCACGCGCTCGCCCACCGCCTCGAAGGGGTGCCACGGGTCCGCGTAGCGGCCCGTGCCGGCGACGACGAGCGCCCTCATCCCTTCACCGCCCCGGTCAGCACGCCCTTGGTGAAGTACCGCTGGGCGAACGGGTAGACGAGCAAGATCGGGATGGTCGCCACGACGATGACGGCCATCTGGATGGTCTGCCCGGGCGGCGGCGGCTGGTCGGGAGCCTGGAGCGTGGACAGCGCGGTGCCCTGGACGACGTACTGGTTGAGCACCACCTGGATGGGCCACTTCGCCGTGTCGTTGAGGTAGATCATCGCGTTGAAGAACGAGTTCCAGTACCCGACGGCGTAGAACAGCGCGATGACGGCGAGCACCGCCTTCGACAGCGGCAGCACGATCTGCAGGAAGATCCGCCACTCGCTCGCCCCGTCGAGGCGTGCGGACTCGAGCAGCTCCTCGGGCAGGCCCATGAAGAAGTTGCGGACCACCACCATGTTGAACGCCGAGATGAGCCCCGGGACGACGAGCGACCAGTAGGAGTCGAGCATCCCGAGAGAGCGCACCAGCAGGTAGTTCGGGATGATCCCGGCCCCGAAGAGCATCGTGCACAGCACCAGGACGAGCACGGTCCGCGAGCCGGGCACGCGCCGCGTCCGGGTCAGCCCGTACGCCAGCGTCGTCGTGAACAGCATCGACAGCGCGGTGCCCACCACGGTCACGAGGGCGGTCACGACGAGGGACCGGGTGACCACCCCTCCCCCGATGATCGAGCGGTACGCGTCGAGCGAGTACGACGTCGGGAAGGCGCTGCCGGACGCCTGGGCCTCCCGGGACGCGAAGCTCATCGCGATGACGTACACGAACGGGTACAGCATCACCAGGACGATCAGGGCGATGACCAGCGCCTTGAGGGACTGCGAGGCCCGGGAGGGCTGGCCCATCCACACGGGGCGGGCGTTGCGGCGGCGCACCGGGGGTGCGGTCAAGGTCGTCATCAGAACAGTCCTTCCGTGCCGAGCCGCTTCGCGAACCGGTTCGCCGCGACGACGAGGATCGTGCCGATCACGCCCTTGAACAGGCCGGCGGCCGTCGACAGGCCCCAGTCGCCGCCGGAGATGCCGCGGAAGTACACGAAGGTGTCGAGCACCTGGGCGGCGTCGGCGCCGACCGCGGGCTGCTGGAGCAGGAGCTGCTCGAAGCCGACGGTCAGCACGCTGCCGATCGTGAGGATCAGCAGGAGCGTGATCACGGGCACGAGCCCGGGCAGCGTCACGTGCCACGTGCGGCGCCACGACCCGGCGCCGTCGACGGCGGCGGCCTCGTACAGCTCGTCAGGGATCGCGCTGATGGCGGCGAAGAAGATGATCGTCCCCCAGCCGACGTTCTTCCAGATCACCTGGGAGGTGACGAGCGCCTTGAACGTGTCCGGGTCCGCCATGACGTTGACGTCGTGGATCCCGATGGTGCTGAACAGGTCGGCGATCGGGCCCGCACCACCGAGCACCTGCTGCCAGATCGCGATGACGATCACCCACGAGATGAAGTGGGGCAGGTAGACGATCGTCTGGACGACCCGCTTGACGCGGTCCGAGACGAGCGAGTTGAGCAGCAGCGCGAGCAGGATGGGTGCCGGGAACGCGAAGACGATCTGCAGGAACGAGATGATCAGCGTGTTCGTCAGCGCCCGCACGAACTGCGGGTCGCCGAACATCGCGGCGAAGTTGTCGAGGCCCACCCAGGTCGACCCCGTGATGCCCCAGTACGGGGAGTAGTCCTGGAACGCGACGACGTTGCCGAGCAGCGGCAGGTAGGCGAACACCAGGAAGAACACGAGGCCGGGCAGGATGAACGTGTACATCCACCGCTCGCGCCGCACGCGCTCCCACACCGACGTCGTCGGCCGGTCCCTGCGCGCGGCGCGGTCCCGGCCCGGCCGCCCCGGGACCGCCTTCGCGGCCCCGGGACGTTCCAGCACGGCCATCGTCAGGACGCCTTGTCGAGGGCGGCCTGGTACTCGGCGCGCACGGCGTCGCCGCCGGCCTTGCGCCACGCGTCGCGGTACTCGTCGATGGCTGTGAGCGGCATGCGGCCCGAGGCGATGCCGGCGCGGTAGTCCGTGTCGATCTCCGACATCCGGGCGCCGTTCGACGTGTTCGTCTCGCTATACAGGCCGACGACGGGGCTCGGCACGGTGGCGGCCATGAGCGGCTCGACGGACTCGCGGAAGTTGTCGACGAACCCCATCGACTTCTGCGGCACCACGAACGACGGCGACTTGAACGCGCCCAGCCACTGGATCCCCGCGCGGTCGGCGTTGGCCGCCTTGTCGCCCAGGTCGGTCACGACGTGGTTCTCGCCGAACTCCCAGTTGAAGCCCTCCTTGCCGCTGTGGATGAACAGCGCCTCGGAGGAGCCGTCGGGCGCCCGCCAGTAGTTGATGACGTTGAGCAGCTCCTCGAGCCGCTTCGGGTCCTGGGCCGCCTTCGCGGAGATCGCGACGATGCCCCAGTACCCCGTGTCGCGCTCGATGACGAGCTTGCCGCCGTCGACGGCCGGCGGGACGAACAGGCGCGGGTCGGCGCCCGTCGTCAGCTCGGCGGTGTTGGCCAGGATGCTCGACCCGAAGTACCCGTTGAACGCGTCGACCGTGATCGCGGCCTGGCCGTTCTTGAACAGCTCGGACGCCTTGGCCCCTGCGTCGCCAGCGCGAGGGCGTCGGGGTGGTAGACGCCGGCCTTGAAGAGGTCGTTGTGGTACTTGAGCGCGTCCGCATAGGCGTCCGTCTCGATCATGTGGACGAGCTTGCCCTTGTCGTCGAGCTGCCAGGTGGTGCCCACCTGGTGCATCCAGCTCACGACCGACTGCCACTTGCCGTCGAAGGCGGGGATGCCCCACACCTCCTTGCCGAGGGCGCTGCCCAGGCCCGCGATCGCAGTCATCATCTCCAGGAAGCCGGCCGCGTCCTTGGGCAGGGCGTCGAACCCGGCCGCCTGCACGAGGTCCCAGCGGATGGCCGGGAAGTTGGTCAGGTACGGGTTCTCGTTCGGGACGCCGAAGATGCGCCCGTTCTTCGCCGACGCCTTCCAGGCGTTCGTGCCCACGTTGGCCAGGTTGGGCCACTGCAGGATCTTGTCGCCCGCGAGCACCTCGGACAGGTCGGCGAAGACGCCGTCGCCGATCGCCTTCGCCGCGACGGCGGTGGCGTCCTGGACGAAGGAGAGGTCGGGGATGCTCCCGGAGGCGATCGTCGTCGCCATCTTCTCGTTGTACGTGTCGCTCGCGACCAGCGTCGGCGTGTACTCGCCGCCGAGGCGCTCGTTGAGGTCGGCCCAGTACTGGTTGTCCGGGACCTTGCGCGGCGGGGCGCCCCACAGCACCTGGAACGTGGTCACGGAGCCGCCCGTCAGCGGCTTCGACGTCACCGAGTCGAAGTACTTCTGGATGGGCTGCGTGTAGATCGCGGGCATCCCCTCGACCTTGCTGACGATGCCGCCCTCGAGCGCCGGGGGCGCGACGTACGTCGGCAGCTGCAGCTTCACGGTCTCGCTCAGGTTGGCGCGCCGGGCGCCGGCGGCGGCGCCGCTCGGCGAGCAGGCGGCGAGGGCGACGGCGGCCGCCCCCAGCCCGGCCAGCCCGAGGAAGTGCCGCCGGCTGAGCGGCAGGGTGGTCAACGGCGGGTTCGTGGTGCTCATCTCTTCTCCCTTGAAGGTCAGGCGGGTAGGTCGGTGGGGCGTCAGGCCGAGCGCGCCAGCGTGGCGTGGTCGACCCGGTGCGCGAGCGGGACACCGCTCACCAGGCGTGCGAGCTCGTCGACGACGCCTTGGGCGAGGCGGCGCAGCTCGGTGCCCTTGGACCCCGCGACGTGCGGCGTGACCAGCACGCGGGGGTCGGACAGGAGGGGTGACGTCGGCGGCAGCGGGTCGGGCTCCGTCACGTCGAGGACGACGGTCAGGCCGCGCCCGTCGTCGGCGCGACGGGCGAGCTCCGCCTCCAGCGCGGCCGTGTCCACGAGGCTGCCGCGCGACGTGTTGACCAGGACGGCGCCGTCGCGCAGCGTCGCGAGCCGGCGGGCGTCGAGCTGGTGGTAGGTCTCGGGCGTCGCCGGGGCGTGGACGGTGACGACGTCGCTCGTGGCGACGAGCTCGTCGAGCCCGAGCGGCGCGACGCCGAGCAGGTCGGCGGCGGCCGGCGAGAGGTACGGGTCGTAGACGACGACCTCGAGGTCGTGGCGCCGCAGCGCCTCGACGACCCGCCGCCCCGTGCGGGACGCCCCGACGACGCCGACGCGCTTGCCGTAGTTGCCGACGCCGGCGACCGTGCCGTGGCTGCCGACGCCGGCGCCCTGACGGGTCTCGTCGTAGCCCGGGTACGGGGTGGTCGCCGGCACCAGCACGCCCTTGTTGGCGAGCAGGACGACGGCGAGCGTGAACTCCGCGACGGGGATCGCGTTGGCCTCGGCCTGGGTCGAGACGAGGATGCCGCGCTCGTGCACGACGTCGTCGACGATGCCGCGCACCGTGCCGGCCGAGTGCAGGACGGCCCGCAGCCGCGGCATCCGGTCGACGACGGCGGCGTCGACCAGCGGCGTGCCCCACCCGGTGACGAGCACCTCGGTGCGCGCCAGGACGTCGTCGGCCCCGGTGAAGTCGGCCAGGACCGTCACCTCGC
Coding sequences:
- a CDS encoding TMEM175 family protein: MSEPVAARPGLGTFRRLEFFTDGVFAIVMTIMVLEVDVPRGPAGELWAQIGERVPELATYALAFVTLGALWFGNRTQGEQLERADHPLTWLVLTLLLTVALVPFSAAMLGHEPTARPAVVFFGAHLTVVYVVHALVWTYASGRAHLLRPGLPDGYRRRSRRYSWLPAGGYAAATLLGLAAPVVGLVGFLLVPAWLVSGLFYRGLGRLHDHEARASRAVAGQEAR
- a CDS encoding class I SAM-dependent methyltransferase, with product MTARALTFGAAAAAYERYRPGYPDELADTVLAYAGRPVRTALEVGAGTGKATRLFAGRGIRVTATDPDADMLAELRRQVPAEVTVVRAAFEDLAPAQTYELVFAAASLHWTAPAGRWERVAALLEPGGVFASFGAPLRLADPALAEAVRSARAPFLADDEVPAPDGTPEDATLQWPGTELVRADAFTDVRQVEVARRPTVPARDYVGHLATVSAYLALPGAVRERALAAVLAVLPDRVTLDADLTVHLARRR
- a CDS encoding AI-2E family transporter → MPDHVPETARPLGDRVLRLGRIAWAVVGIAAAGLVVYTAASTLSGVVVPLVVAAVLGILLQPAVDRLERAGLRRGLGAAAVLVVLAAVLGVAVWVTVVGVVEQSTEIADRLTRGLATLQEELAGTSLDVSGIDLGSATSALSGGLASLFGSVFSSAAAFLVGTFVAVFFLFYVMADWPRIEAFVARYASLGATSGRDVVDQATTTLRRYFGAMSVSNLLAAALIAVAAVVLGVPLAVSIALVTFVTSYVPFLGAIFSGAFAVLIALGSRGPTEALVLLGVILVMQNVVQTLVLTKLSSDRLRLHPIVNLGSTVVGTVLAGLLGAMLSAPVTVMLRDVVGHLRRRPDHDDAPGPSGADAPSDPPDQAPARDGAPRSEG
- a CDS encoding MFS transporter encodes the protein MPLDHPTPPRPQDDAARPRGADTFTWSMFATYALWGWVLYMFGPASQLLGTERGLTDTLTGLHGTAMAVGTVIAGLVMPRLVPAVGRRRTLLLSAALIAVGLSVFVVSPSFVLGLAAVVVMSVGGSLALGAGTAGLVLHLGPRGAATALATGNGLGTVAGVVGPLALGAAVGIGFGWRAALVTSVPLAAAAAVLWSRTVPREPAPRGAGGRHDGAHGRLALGADAWLMLLATVSGTAIEFATTFWAASLLRESTGASAGVAAGSTAGLVAGMAVSRLTSGPATRRWGAAPLVAVAFGVAGIGWAVLWTAGTPVVAIAGLVVCGLGVGLLFPLGSALFLAAARGPADSAASVVTVAAGVAIGVVPFALGALADLVGVHAAFLVVPGFVVAGLAGVLLGARRAS
- a CDS encoding TetR/AcrR family transcriptional regulator; translation: MSLNAASGPDVTGSAPARRRRGAELETALLEAAWAELVEKGYDALTYEGVAARAGTSRAVVYRRWPSKPDLVRAVVVHGARAETYEPIDTGSLRGDLLALLTWANRARVRVGLTAFHRLTGYFAETGTALSDLREVFVGGREPSTEAFYRRAVARGEVKEENLTPRARSLAFDLMRGELLMTLRPVSPEVIEEIVDDVVMPLLTR
- a CDS encoding Nramp family divalent metal transporter, translating into MAQPASSTPGTAGAEHRSGRRANPVARFLKALGPGLVTGAADDDPSGVATYAQAGATFGNAMLWTVPFTLPLMMAVQEICDRMALASGDSLGMLIRRRFRGGARTAIVVLMAALIVANCLNLAADLMAIGQGVQLLGAGPAPVWSAVAGVGIVVALVLGSFDWIGRIFKWLCLVLLVYVGVLFAADVDWADVGAGLLGTQVHLTPDYVGLTVGVLGTTISPYMFFWQTAQRVEELREEPLGGDGTAALDQRSVGEARRRLRTGRLDVFTGMVFSVLIMFAIIAATAATLGTRHQTVTSAAQAAQALEPIAGTYAGALFAIGFIGSGILAVPVLAASGAAGMAALLDKRWGLEKSPRKAPVFYLLLGVGVVAGTLLSVFLSNPIRLLVLSAVVNGIAAGPFVVIMMLISHDRTIMHRYRNGALSRTLGWAAAVIMCVGGVYGVWYTVAGG